Proteins from a genomic interval of Flammeovirgaceae bacterium SG7u.111:
- a CDS encoding PAS domain-containing protein codes for MKKNIPLRLIKHSTLQKAKNSLHEKDELIKTAITFINSVENGNFDFSILESFSNQKHDLTDSLSKMGKKINDINEQEKKRNWAIEGLAKFGEILRQNNDDLSSLSDSIIKNLVKYTNANQGGLFILNNEPEGDQYLELTACYAYNRKKHLDKKIALGQGLNGQVFLEKKTTYLTRIPKNYINITSGLGDAPPRAILIVPLKINDTVYGTVELASFNLFEPHHIEFVEKLGESIASTISSLKVTLQTKKLLQENQQKASMVQAQEEELRQNFEEMQATQEALSRKNIELENFSAESRCILGAIDSTMATIEFTPTGEIVSANENFLKTMKYSLSEIKGKHHRIFVSKDVLESGLYEKFWKRLASGNPFNGIYKRLNSKGEVVWLNAIYNPILDADGSVIKVIKFANNITEQQNLIAERKGILEGIDHAMATIEFTTNGEILKANEKFLQSTGYELDEIVGKHHRIFVPKEIRESASYQTFWEKLASGESFSGSFKRINAKGEDIWLNAIYNPVKDAEGNIKKVAKFATIVSNKKEETENENLVSN; via the coding sequence ATGAAAAAAAATATTCCTTTAAGGTTAATCAAACATTCAACACTACAAAAGGCTAAAAATTCACTTCACGAAAAAGATGAGCTAATAAAAACGGCAATTACATTCATCAACTCCGTTGAAAATGGGAACTTTGACTTTAGCATTTTAGAAAGCTTTTCTAACCAAAAGCATGACCTTACCGATTCATTGTCCAAGATGGGCAAAAAAATCAATGATATCAACGAACAGGAAAAAAAACGAAACTGGGCTATTGAGGGGCTAGCCAAATTTGGAGAGATCTTACGCCAAAACAACGATGATTTATCCAGCCTTTCAGATAGCATTATCAAAAACTTGGTAAAATATACCAATGCTAACCAAGGAGGTTTATTTATTTTAAACAATGAACCTGAAGGTGACCAATATTTAGAACTAACAGCTTGTTATGCCTACAACAGAAAGAAACACCTTGATAAAAAAATAGCGTTGGGGCAAGGCTTAAATGGTCAAGTATTTCTGGAAAAAAAGACTACCTACCTAACAAGAATCCCTAAGAATTATATAAACATCACTTCAGGACTGGGCGATGCCCCGCCTAGGGCTATTCTGATCGTCCCCTTAAAAATAAACGATACTGTTTATGGAACGGTTGAGCTAGCTTCATTCAACCTTTTTGAACCACATCACATCGAATTTGTAGAGAAACTTGGAGAAAGTATTGCCTCGACTATTTCCAGTCTGAAGGTTACATTGCAAACCAAGAAGCTATTACAAGAAAATCAGCAAAAAGCTTCTATGGTACAAGCCCAAGAGGAAGAGCTTAGGCAAAATTTTGAGGAAATGCAGGCTACGCAAGAAGCCTTAAGCAGGAAAAACATTGAGCTCGAAAACTTTTCCGCTGAATCTAGATGCATACTGGGTGCTATTGATTCGACAATGGCTACTATTGAATTTACTCCTACAGGTGAAATTGTTTCAGCCAATGAAAACTTCCTCAAAACCATGAAATACTCCCTTAGCGAAATCAAGGGGAAACATCACCGTATATTTGTTTCAAAAGATGTACTTGAATCGGGTTTATACGAAAAATTTTGGAAGAGACTCGCAAGTGGAAACCCATTTAATGGAATTTACAAAAGGTTAAATTCAAAAGGAGAGGTTGTTTGGTTAAATGCAATCTACAACCCCATACTGGATGCAGACGGAAGTGTTATTAAAGTAATCAAGTTTGCCAATAATATTACTGAACAACAAAACCTGATTGCGGAAAGGAAAGGAATATTAGAGGGCATAGACCATGCAATGGCTACCATCGAGTTCACTACGAATGGTGAAATCCTTAAGGCTAATGAAAAGTTCCTCCAATCGACGGGGTATGAACTGGATGAAATAGTAGGCAAACACCACCGAATATTTGTGCCTAAAGAAATAAGAGAATCAGCTTCATACCAAACCTTTTGGGAAAAACTTGCAAGTGGAGAATCGTTTTCTGGTTCTTTCAAAAGGATAAATGCAAAGGGGGAAGATATATGGCTGAATGCAATTTACAACCCAGTTAAAGATGCTGAGGGAAATATTAAAAAAGTAGCAAAGTTTGCTACAATTGTTTCTAACAAAAAAGAAGAAACAGAAAATGAGAACTTAGTTTCTAATTAA
- a CDS encoding SPOR domain-containing protein gives MQTLSFFRSTAFSFILIYLFSSCQTEQFDETTPYAIQIGKYRLIGDAIKTIQRVKSMGISPYLLLHKDKKEGEWYLVVADAYSSLEETMANKIKYEDSYGILSIDIINFNSLKDEIKAINENDFENFNLATQPPTVDAKINETAQKLHFSNAFQLLEATIINTLDSVEVMRISLMKSKVPDYPRGIIPQKLIYNSSCVAEGVYQDDLIGGNFTAQVMKLKSTHPYGDNIAEHFAKKIMDTRDYDFEEMLPVTIDAYSPLKGYLVNIEPKKGRLIRYMVLSDESQGFLYFLQSAKCKEEQIMAFAKKFGGTEGITHYTHFYNTFTTLPTSPNPENQLIAFTVEINRESSKGNLAVLREGGIFSKSVFRNTNELGAWEYFIQRYNSDSLAQKIFSVGYSPSKRNPKDSLVVNGQQGWHTTLRRRIPNSLKLQDVNNEVQFTTGNNIIILSNKGRGRIPKENMMDFAAQLQLTEELKEESSFW, from the coding sequence ATGCAAACTCTTAGTTTCTTTCGATCAACAGCCTTTTCATTTATACTTATTTATCTTTTTAGTTCTTGCCAAACCGAACAGTTTGACGAAACGACGCCATACGCCATCCAAATTGGTAAATACAGGCTCATAGGAGATGCCATAAAAACAATCCAACGTGTAAAAAGCATGGGAATCTCTCCCTATTTGCTTCTTCACAAAGACAAAAAAGAAGGGGAGTGGTATTTAGTAGTCGCCGATGCTTATTCTAGCTTGGAAGAAACCATGGCCAATAAAATAAAATACGAAGACAGCTATGGTATTTTAAGTATTGACATCATCAACTTCAACTCGCTAAAGGATGAGATTAAAGCAATAAACGAAAATGATTTTGAAAATTTCAACCTAGCGACTCAGCCACCTACCGTAGATGCCAAAATAAACGAAACGGCTCAAAAGCTCCACTTCAGCAATGCTTTCCAGTTGCTTGAAGCCACTATTATAAATACGCTGGACAGCGTAGAGGTAATGAGAATTTCTCTAATGAAAAGTAAAGTACCTGATTATCCAAGGGGCATTATTCCCCAAAAGCTGATTTATAATTCGAGCTGCGTGGCAGAAGGTGTTTACCAAGATGACCTCATTGGCGGGAATTTCACCGCCCAAGTGATGAAGCTCAAATCTACGCATCCTTACGGAGACAACATTGCTGAACATTTTGCCAAGAAAATAATGGATACACGGGACTATGATTTTGAAGAAATGCTACCCGTAACTATTGATGCCTATTCACCACTAAAAGGATATTTGGTCAATATTGAACCAAAAAAAGGCAGGTTGATTCGCTACATGGTGCTGAGCGACGAAAGCCAAGGTTTCCTGTATTTTTTGCAGTCGGCCAAGTGTAAAGAAGAACAAATAATGGCTTTCGCCAAAAAATTTGGAGGCACAGAAGGGATTACACATTATACACATTTCTACAATACATTTACCACCTTGCCCACCAGTCCCAATCCTGAAAACCAGCTAATTGCCTTTACGGTAGAAATAAACAGAGAATCGAGCAAAGGAAATTTGGCAGTGCTCAGAGAAGGAGGTATTTTCTCCAAATCGGTTTTTAGGAACACAAACGAGCTAGGTGCTTGGGAATATTTTATCCAACGCTACAATTCCGACAGTCTTGCGCAAAAAATATTCTCAGTAGGTTACTCTCCTTCCAAAAGAAACCCCAAAGATTCACTGGTGGTAAATGGGCAACAGGGCTGGCACACTACGCTAAGAAGGCGTATACCCAATTCATTGAAGCTGCAAGACGTTAACAACGAGGTGCAATTTACCACTGGTAACAACATAATTATACTAAGCAACAAAGGAAGAGGTAGGATTCCAAAGGAAAATATGATGGATTTTGCTGCTCAACTCCAACTTACTGAAGAGCTTAAAGAAGAGAGTTCTTTTTGGTAA